Below is a genomic region from Caldisericum sp..
AAGCGGTCCTTCAACTGTTGTGCTATTTGCTCCAACTTCGTATTTAAGCCCTGAATCAATTACAACTTTTATTGCCTTATCCACTATTTCGTATATTTTTTCTTCAGAGACTGCAGGGATTACGGTAAATTCAACAATTGCCATAAAAACCTCCCGAAGAAAGGGGCATAGGGAAAAGCCCTATACCCCGAGATTTTCTATTCTTTTTTCTTTACGATGAGTTTTACGCCCTCGATATTAATAACTTCAACTTTCGTTCCCGCAGGAATAGTCGATCCATCAGCGCTTATTGCAGACCAGTACCTTCCATCCAAAAGCACTTCGCCTTTGTACGAAATGCCGTCAATTTCCTTCGTAACAACGCCGGTTTTCCCTATAATTGCATTAACATTACTCCTGTATGGTTTTCCCAGTATGTGAAAGCGTTTCTTCAAAATAAACTCGGAAGAAAGTATGAGTGCTGTAGTAAGCAGTATGAAAACTGCTATCTGGATGTTAAGCGGGACATCTATCAGGTTCAAGATAAGCGTAACAATTGCAGACACTCCAAACCATATAGCAAAGAATGTTGTAGTACTTATCTCAATAATTACTGAAACTGCCAAAACTATCAACCAAAAAACCGTCAA
It encodes:
- a CDS encoding thiamine-binding protein, whose product is MAIVEFTVIPAVSEEKIYEIVDKAIKVVIDSGLKYEVGANSTTVEGPL
- a CDS encoding NfeD family protein gives rise to the protein MLETNLTVFWLIVLAVSVIIEISTTTFFAIWFGVSAIVTLILNLIDVPLNIQIAVFILLTTALILSSEFILKKRFHILGKPYRSNVNAIIGKTGVVTKEIDGISYKGEVLLDGRYWSAISADGSTIPAGTKVEVINIEGVKLIVKKKE